Proteins from a genomic interval of Youhaiella tibetensis:
- a CDS encoding DUF1127 domain-containing protein, protein MTVAIPRLADQPAFALGRALGLGLAAWRHRRARRLAFASLLDMNPHRLADLGLSADAIEAALAARRNPHSKEIRK, encoded by the coding sequence ATGACCGTCGCAATCCCCCGTCTCGCCGATCAACCCGCCTTCGCCCTGGGCCGCGCACTCGGCCTCGGCCTTGCCGCCTGGCGGCACAGGCGGGCCCGGCGGCTGGCTTTCGCCAGCCTTCTCGACATGAACCCGCACCGGCTCGCCGACCTGGGCCTTTCCGCCGACGCCATCGAGGCCGCCCTGGCGGCCCGTCGCAACCCTCACTCCAAGGAAATCCGCAAATGA